One region of Clostridiales bacterium genomic DNA includes:
- a CDS encoding TRIC cation channel family protein, with protein sequence METFLFLLELAGTVAFAVSGAVLGIEKHMDIFGVGLLGITTAVGGGILRDLVVGLTPPRAFQDPIYLLVALGVSVVLFFPFVRRIIGRSKRVFDALMLIMDAAGLGIFTITGMNTATTLAGCTDPLLLVFVGLLTGTGGGVLRDILAGDMPYILRKHIYASASIAGGILYLLLQQVWQGAGAILTSVVVVIVIRCAAAHFEWNLPRAKTVWKSDE encoded by the coding sequence ATGGAAACCTTCCTCTTTCTGCTCGAGCTGGCCGGGACGGTCGCGTTCGCCGTCAGCGGCGCGGTGCTCGGCATCGAAAAGCATATGGACATTTTCGGCGTGGGGCTGCTGGGCATCACGACGGCCGTCGGCGGCGGCATTCTGCGCGATCTCGTCGTGGGGCTGACGCCGCCGCGCGCATTTCAGGACCCGATCTATCTGCTCGTCGCGCTCGGCGTGTCGGTCGTGCTGTTTTTCCCGTTCGTGCGCCGGATCATCGGCCGCAGCAAGCGTGTGTTCGACGCGCTCATGCTCATCATGGACGCGGCCGGGCTCGGCATCTTCACGATCACGGGCATGAACACCGCCACCACGCTCGCCGGGTGCACCGACCCGCTGCTGCTGGTGTTTGTCGGCCTGCTGACCGGCACGGGCGGCGGCGTGCTGCGCGATATCCTCGCCGGGGATATGCCCTACATCCTGCGCAAGCACATCTACGCCAGCGCGTCCATCGCGGGCGGCATTCTCTATCTGCTGCTGCAGCAGGTCTGGCAGGGCGCGGGCGCGATCTTGACCAGCGTGGTCGTTGTCATCGTCATCCGCTGCGCCGCGGCGCACTTCGAGTGGAACCTGCCGCGCGCAAAAACCGTGTGGAAAAGCGACGAATGA
- a CDS encoding MBOAT family protein, translating to MELSSLFLAGKGSALTSFFSTAFLVVFLPFCLVVYSLMPRRGKKYFLLTADCAFFWLISGKLLVYLLLTALSMHYFGLWLDKIQSETKLLLAQTEKAERKTVRKRQQAVQHRILLLAVILHIGVLFALKYSGFAATNVNTLLAHLHIPVQLAIPKYVMPIGISFFTLQALSYIVDVQRGVTKADTNLLRLTLFISFFPQIVEGPICRYDQTAQQLWDAKPITYENLTLGLQRIAYGMMKKVIIADRLNPLVRNVFNNYTDFDGGVIALAAVCYTVQLYMDFSGSMDAVTGTAQILGVTMPENFRQPFFSKTISEFWKRWHITLGTWFKDYVFYPVVTLKPLEKLTSAARKRLGNHYGPLLASAVALFCVWFCNGLWHGAAWSYLFFGMYHFVLILGGNIIAPPVRAVNARLHIRAESFPYRLLQMLRTTVLVIIGELFFRANGLRAGMQMFRTMVTGFAFPVFDDALFKALGIDKFDLMIVAVTLLIVFVVSVINEKGKSVRALLAQRPAAVRWTVFYALILFIIVFGAYGKGYIPVDPMYANF from the coding sequence ATGGAGCTTTCTTCGTTGTTCCTCGCGGGAAAAGGGAGCGCCCTGACCTCCTTCTTCTCGACGGCATTTCTCGTCGTGTTCCTGCCGTTTTGTCTCGTGGTGTACAGTCTCATGCCGCGGCGCGGGAAAAAATACTTCCTGCTCACCGCCGACTGCGCCTTTTTCTGGCTGATCAGCGGCAAGCTGCTCGTATACCTGCTTCTGACGGCGCTTTCGATGCACTACTTCGGACTGTGGCTGGACAAAATACAGTCGGAGACGAAGCTTCTGCTCGCGCAGACAGAAAAAGCCGAGCGCAAGACCGTGCGCAAGCGGCAGCAGGCCGTGCAGCACCGGATCCTTTTGCTGGCCGTCATTTTGCACATCGGCGTCCTGTTCGCACTCAAATATTCCGGCTTCGCCGCGACGAATGTCAACACGCTCCTGGCGCACCTGCACATTCCCGTGCAGCTGGCGATCCCGAAGTATGTGATGCCGATCGGTATCTCCTTTTTCACGCTGCAGGCGCTGTCCTACATCGTGGACGTGCAGCGCGGCGTCACAAAAGCGGACACGAATCTGCTGCGCCTGACGCTGTTCATCAGCTTCTTCCCGCAGATCGTGGAAGGGCCGATCTGCCGCTACGACCAGACCGCGCAGCAGCTCTGGGACGCAAAGCCAATCACCTACGAGAACCTGACGCTCGGTCTGCAGCGCATTGCCTACGGCATGATGAAAAAGGTCATCATCGCCGACCGGCTCAACCCGCTCGTGAGAAATGTCTTTAATAACTACACCGACTTTGACGGCGGCGTGATCGCACTGGCTGCCGTGTGCTACACCGTGCAGCTGTACATGGACTTCTCGGGCTCGATGGACGCCGTCACCGGCACGGCGCAGATCCTCGGCGTCACAATGCCGGAAAACTTCCGACAACCGTTTTTCTCCAAGACGATCTCGGAATTCTGGAAGCGCTGGCACATCACGCTCGGCACCTGGTTCAAGGACTATGTATTCTACCCGGTCGTCACGCTCAAGCCACTGGAAAAGCTCACTTCCGCCGCCCGCAAACGCCTCGGCAACCACTACGGTCCACTGCTGGCGAGCGCCGTCGCGCTCTTTTGCGTGTGGTTCTGCAACGGTCTCTGGCACGGTGCCGCGTGGAGCTATCTCTTTTTCGGCATGTACCACTTCGTGTTGATCCTCGGCGGCAACATCATCGCCCCGCCGGTGCGGGCCGTCAACGCGCGGCTGCACATCCGCGCCGAGAGCTTCCCGTACCGTCTGCTGCAGATGCTGCGCACGACGGTGCTGGTCATCATCGGCGAGCTGTTTTTCCGTGCAAACGGCCTGCGTGCAGGTATGCAGATGTTCCGCACCATGGTCACCGGATTTGCATTCCCCGTCTTTGACGATGCGCTCTTCAAGGCGCTCGGTATTGACAAGTTTGACCTCATGATCGTTGCTGTGACACTGCTGATCGTGTTCGTCGTGAGCGTGATCAACGAAAAAGGCAAGTCCGTGCGCGCGCTGCTGGCACAGCGCCCTGCTGCAGTACGCTGGACGGTCTTCTACGCGCTCATTTTGTTCATCATCGTTTTCGGAGCATACGGAAAGGGCTACATTCCCGTCGACCCCATGTATGCGAACTTTTAG
- the feoB gene encoding ferrous iron transport protein B encodes MIFALVGNQNCGKTTLFNALTGSNQHVGNFPGVTVDQKMGEMRDEKGCSVVDLPGIYSLRPYTQEEIVSRDFIINQKPDGIINIVDATNIERNLYLTLQLLELRVPMVLALNMMDEVHANGGAIDVQKMSQALGIPIVPISAAKGEGVSELVDQALTVARSQTLPKVTDFCADDSAVHRCIHAVVHLIADHADRIGVPARFCAAKLIEGGDDLAQSLALDENERELLEHCIVQMENETGLDRNAALADMRYTFIEGVVAASVVKCHESKEHARSMKIDRILTGKYTALPMFLVVMFLTFYLTFNVIGQWLSDLLQLGIDALTGVVDAALTAYGINPVVHSLIIDGVFAGVGSVLVFLPIIVTLFFFLSILEDTGYMARVAFVMDKPLRKIGLSGRSIVPMLIGFGCSVPAIMATRTVSSDRDRKMTILLTPYMSCSAKISIYAFFTAAFFPRYRALVMLGLYVLGILIGILAALIMNKTAFRGKPVPFVMELPNYRMPGLKSVALLLWEKAKDFLQRAFTVIFLATIIIWFLQSFDTRLNVVADSANSLLALIGQFIAPVFRPLGFGDWRCATALISGFIAKESVVSTLQVLLGGAAISSLLTTRSAISFLVFTLLYTPCVAAIATIRRELDSRLKTVGVVVLQCSVAWVVAFAAYAIAGLV; translated from the coding sequence ATGATCTTTGCGCTTGTCGGCAACCAGAACTGCGGCAAGACGACGCTGTTCAACGCCCTCACCGGTTCCAACCAGCACGTGGGCAACTTTCCGGGCGTGACCGTCGACCAGAAGATGGGCGAGATGCGCGACGAGAAGGGCTGCTCCGTCGTTGACCTGCCGGGCATCTACTCCCTGCGTCCGTATACGCAGGAGGAGATCGTCTCGCGCGATTTTATCATCAACCAGAAGCCGGACGGCATCATCAACATCGTGGACGCCACGAACATCGAGCGCAACCTGTACCTGACGCTGCAGCTGCTCGAGCTGCGCGTGCCGATGGTGCTGGCGCTGAACATGATGGACGAGGTGCACGCCAACGGCGGCGCCATCGACGTGCAGAAGATGAGCCAGGCGCTGGGCATCCCCATCGTGCCGATCTCGGCGGCGAAGGGGGAGGGCGTGTCTGAGCTCGTGGATCAGGCGCTGACCGTTGCGCGCAGCCAGACGCTGCCGAAGGTGACGGACTTCTGCGCGGATGATTCGGCCGTGCACCGCTGCATCCACGCGGTCGTGCACCTGATCGCCGACCATGCCGACCGTATCGGCGTGCCGGCGCGTTTCTGCGCGGCCAAGCTCATCGAGGGCGGGGACGATCTCGCGCAGTCGCTCGCGCTCGACGAAAACGAGCGGGAGCTGCTTGAGCACTGCATCGTGCAGATGGAAAACGAGACCGGGCTCGACCGCAACGCGGCGCTCGCGGACATGCGCTACACGTTCATCGAGGGCGTTGTGGCTGCTTCCGTGGTCAAGTGCCACGAGAGCAAGGAGCACGCGCGCTCCATGAAGATCGACCGCATCCTCACAGGCAAATATACCGCCCTGCCGATGTTTCTCGTCGTGATGTTCCTCACGTTTTATCTCACGTTCAACGTCATCGGCCAGTGGCTGTCCGACCTGCTGCAGCTCGGCATCGACGCGCTGACCGGCGTCGTGGACGCCGCGCTCACGGCCTACGGCATCAACCCCGTGGTACATAGCCTCATCATCGACGGCGTGTTCGCCGGCGTCGGCAGCGTGCTCGTGTTCCTGCCGATCATCGTGACGCTGTTTTTCTTCCTGTCCATTCTGGAGGACACCGGCTATATGGCCCGCGTCGCCTTCGTCATGGATAAGCCCCTGCGCAAGATCGGCCTGTCAGGGCGCAGCATCGTGCCGATGCTCATCGGCTTCGGCTGCTCGGTGCCGGCCATCATGGCCACGCGCACCGTCTCGTCTGACCGCGACCGGAAGATGACCATCCTGCTCACGCCGTATATGAGCTGCTCGGCGAAGATCTCGATCTACGCCTTTTTCACCGCGGCGTTTTTCCCGCGCTACCGCGCGCTCGTCATGCTGGGGCTGTATGTCCTCGGCATCCTGATCGGCATCCTCGCGGCGCTCATCATGAACAAGACGGCCTTCCGCGGCAAGCCCGTGCCGTTTGTCATGGAGCTGCCGAATTACCGCATGCCCGGACTCAAGAGCGTGGCGCTGCTGCTCTGGGAGAAGGCAAAGGATTTCCTCCAGCGCGCGTTCACGGTCATTTTCCTCGCGACGATCATCATCTGGTTCCTCCAGAGCTTTGACACGCGCCTGAACGTCGTGGCCGACAGTGCCAACAGCCTGCTCGCGCTCATCGGGCAGTTCATCGCGCCCGTCTTCCGGCCGCTCGGCTTCGGCGACTGGCGGTGCGCCACGGCGCTCATCTCCGGCTTTATCGCCAAGGAATCCGTTGTCAGCACGCTGCAGGTGCTGCTCGGCGGCGCGGCCATTTCGTCGCTGCTCACCACGCGCTCCGCCATCAGCTTTCTCGTGTTCACGCTGCTGTATACGCCGTGTGTGGCCGCCATCGCCACCATCCGCCGCGAACTGGATTCCCGGCTCAAGACGGTCGGCGTCGTGGTTCTGCAGTGCTCAGTGGCATGGGTCGTGGCGTTTGCCGCGTATGCGATCGCGGGGCTGGTGTGA
- a CDS encoding S-layer homology domain-containing protein — MHRSHFADRVRAFLLAAALVSALICPQALAADAAGSGGCAHGHTLTTCRGGKSVCAVCGETVDIRAAQYTGWLTVEGTADRMYFLSGEHVTGWQQLDGGTYHFDDDGIVHDTETVDTRTCTTNGYAITTCRTCGETCRSAVLRYAGHSWDADHVCTKCGTQGKNIADAQVKTAPAVYNGKDAVCAVAVTYQGRQLTVRTDEADVDGCISYTNNTRVGLGTVSIRGMRDFYGTVSAQYEILPGGVRDAAAAEIGQKQVRLDWTAAAGAENYRVEMSADGGSTWTALPLTAKPVCIVTGLAPATAYTFRLAGCTQVDGRWYFSPYYSNTVTVTTLPEGAFAPSELLGTIDAQVDGRTVTGLSMDAAQYLFLPASADLSRLAVTVHTQNCTNPTVELQGSKGIEPLGETVNITELAAADDGLYTLTVRINGEAAGTLCVAQSENLSALYITSEDPSAQGRAFVDAGDANAAAQLLLADRDGNAVCDGVRTQLRACGRTDPAAAGKRSYQLRLDQACDLAACGEAAERWTLLACCDDATLLHDKLFRELAVSLGMPYTPAADWVDLYYDGVYRGTYLVSETNAVGSTGVDITGMETAYAAVNADYGSDMTTAAAENRYGRTYRYTAGLTEPADITGGYLLARSDTAKAKQDAANGFVTARGCAMNVQSPAWCGRDAMAYISEYYQAFEDAVYAQDAAGNYTGYNAETGKYYYEYCDLTSLVQVYLLQRLAADACAVGVSLSFYKDAGGLLYAGPVSDMELACGDIGADDDFDGGRYLVSALLQIPGFRAAVGNYCHDTFLAQAQRLVGDGGRVMTGGAHLSASAAMNDRLWPLIRAGDRAWPAGTTYADTVADMDAWLTARIAQMRAAYAHTWDAGVVTREPTCTSTGTRVYTSDAGETMTETIPARAHAPEALPAVAATCTTPGLTEGSRCALCGEVLTAQETIPAAHRYVNGVCTVCGARDPVSAPCPGGKACPGSRFTDMPPAGNWAHNAIDFTVAHKLFAGTSDTTFEPSARLTRAMIVMILYRLEGEPAAAAESAFTDVRSGAWYAGAIGWAAGSGIVNGVGGGRFDPNGLATREQTAAILYRYARFKGCDLDACGDLSAFADAGSVSAFALAPMTWAVGERLISGNAIGGRTLLDPQGVTTRAQFAMIMMRYILNVVQPAPEP, encoded by the coding sequence ATGCATAGATCCCATTTTGCGGACAGGGTCCGGGCCTTTCTGCTGGCAGCCGCACTGGTGTCGGCGCTGATCTGCCCGCAGGCGCTGGCTGCGGACGCGGCGGGGAGCGGCGGCTGCGCGCACGGCCACACGCTGACGACCTGCCGCGGCGGAAAGTCCGTGTGCGCGGTCTGCGGGGAGACAGTCGACATCCGGGCCGCGCAGTACACCGGCTGGCTGACGGTCGAGGGCACGGCCGACCGGATGTATTTCCTGTCCGGCGAGCATGTCACCGGCTGGCAGCAGCTCGACGGCGGGACGTATCACTTCGACGATGACGGCATCGTTCACGACACGGAGACGGTCGACACCCGCACCTGCACCACGAACGGCTATGCCATCACCACCTGCAGGACCTGCGGCGAGACCTGCCGCAGCGCGGTGCTCCGCTATGCGGGCCACAGCTGGGATGCTGATCATGTCTGCACGAAGTGCGGCACGCAGGGAAAGAATATTGCCGATGCGCAGGTCAAGACCGCGCCCGCGGTCTATAACGGCAAAGATGCCGTCTGCGCCGTTGCGGTCACGTATCAGGGCAGGCAGCTGACGGTCAGGACCGACGAAGCGGACGTCGATGGCTGCATCTCCTATACGAACAACACGCGCGTCGGTCTCGGCACCGTCTCGATCCGGGGCATGCGCGACTTCTACGGCACGGTGTCCGCGCAGTATGAGATCCTGCCCGGCGGTGTCCGGGACGCGGCTGCGGCCGAGATCGGCCAGAAGCAGGTCCGTCTCGACTGGACGGCGGCCGCTGGTGCGGAAAACTACCGCGTCGAGATGAGCGCCGACGGCGGCAGCACCTGGACCGCTCTGCCCCTGACCGCAAAGCCCGTCTGCATCGTCACGGGTCTCGCGCCGGCAACGGCGTACACGTTCCGCCTGGCCGGCTGCACGCAGGTGGACGGCAGGTGGTATTTCTCGCCGTACTACTCCAACACGGTCACGGTGACGACGCTGCCAGAAGGCGCGTTTGCACCGTCCGAACTGCTCGGCACGATCGACGCGCAGGTGGATGGGCGTACCGTGACCGGCCTGAGCATGGACGCGGCGCAGTATCTGTTTTTGCCCGCGAGCGCGGATCTGAGCCGCCTCGCCGTGACGGTGCACACGCAAAACTGCACGAACCCGACCGTGGAGCTGCAGGGCAGCAAGGGCATAGAACCGCTCGGCGAGACCGTCAACATCACAGAGCTTGCCGCCGCGGACGACGGCCTTTACACGCTCACCGTCCGCATCAACGGCGAGGCGGCCGGCACGCTGTGCGTGGCGCAGTCCGAGAATCTCAGCGCGCTTTACATCACGAGCGAAGATCCGTCCGCACAGGGCCGAGCCTTTGTGGATGCCGGCGATGCCAACGCCGCGGCGCAGCTGCTGCTGGCCGACCGGGACGGCAATGCCGTCTGTGACGGTGTGCGCACGCAGCTCCGTGCGTGCGGCAGGACCGACCCTGCGGCCGCCGGGAAGCGGTCGTATCAGCTCCGGCTCGACCAGGCGTGTGATCTCGCCGCCTGCGGGGAAGCGGCTGAGCGCTGGACGCTGCTGGCCTGCTGTGACGACGCAACGCTTTTGCACGACAAGCTCTTCCGGGAGCTTGCCGTGTCGCTGGGCATGCCGTACACACCCGCGGCCGACTGGGTGGATCTGTACTATGACGGCGTCTACCGCGGCACTTATCTTGTCAGCGAGACGAACGCCGTCGGCAGTACTGGTGTGGACATCACCGGCATGGAGACCGCCTACGCGGCCGTCAATGCGGACTACGGCAGCGATATGACCACGGCCGCGGCCGAGAACCGGTACGGCCGGACCTACCGGTACACGGCCGGGCTGACCGAGCCCGCCGACATCACCGGCGGCTACCTGCTCGCGCGTAGCGACACCGCCAAGGCAAAGCAGGACGCGGCCAACGGCTTTGTGACCGCGCGCGGCTGCGCCATGAATGTCCAGAGTCCCGCGTGGTGCGGCCGGGACGCCATGGCCTACATCAGCGAGTATTATCAGGCCTTTGAGGATGCGGTCTACGCGCAGGATGCCGCCGGGAACTACACCGGCTACAATGCCGAGACCGGTAAGTACTATTATGAATACTGCGACCTGACCTCGCTCGTGCAGGTTTACCTGCTGCAGCGTCTGGCCGCCGATGCGTGTGCGGTCGGCGTCTCGCTATCCTTTTATAAGGATGCCGGCGGTCTGCTGTACGCAGGCCCTGTTTCGGATATGGAGCTGGCCTGCGGCGATATCGGCGCGGACGATGACTTTGACGGCGGGCGCTACCTCGTGTCCGCGCTCCTGCAGATCCCCGGCTTCCGCGCGGCCGTCGGCAATTACTGTCACGATACGTTCCTCGCGCAGGCGCAGCGGCTTGTGGGGGACGGCGGCAGGGTCATGACCGGCGGCGCACACCTGTCGGCCAGCGCCGCCATGAATGACCGGTTGTGGCCGCTTATCCGCGCCGGTGATCGTGCCTGGCCGGCCGGCACGACGTATGCCGATACCGTGGCGGACATGGACGCCTGGCTCACCGCGCGCATCGCGCAAATGCGCGCCGCCTATGCCCACACGTGGGACGCCGGCGTCGTCACGCGGGAGCCGACCTGCACATCCACCGGCACGCGCGTTTACACCAGCGATGCCGGCGAGACGATGACCGAGACCATCCCGGCCAGAGCCCACGCGCCTGAGGCGCTCCCGGCCGTGGCGGCCACCTGCACCACGCCGGGCCTGACCGAGGGCAGCCGGTGCGCCCTCTGCGGCGAGGTGCTGACGGCGCAGGAGACCATCCCCGCCGCGCACCGCTATGTCAACGGGGTCTGCACCGTCTGCGGGGCAAGAGACCCGGTGTCCGCTCCGTGCCCCGGCGGCAAAGCCTGTCCGGGCAGCAGATTCACCGATATGCCGCCCGCGGGCAACTGGGCGCACAACGCCATTGACTTCACCGTGGCGCACAAGCTCTTTGCCGGCACGTCCGACACGACCTTTGAACCGAGCGCACGGCTCACCCGCGCCATGATCGTCATGATCCTCTATCGGCTCGAGGGCGAGCCCGCCGCCGCGGCGGAAAGTGCCTTCACCGATGTGCGCAGCGGCGCCTGGTATGCCGGGGCGATCGGCTGGGCGGCGGGCAGCGGCATCGTGAACGGTGTCGGCGGCGGCCGGTTTGATCCCAACGGTCTGGCGACCCGCGAGCAGACGGCGGCCATCCTGTATCGGTACGCCCGCTTCAAGGGCTGTGATCTGGATGCCTGCGGCGACCTGTCGGCGTTTGCGGACGCGGGCAGCGTGTCCGCTTTTGCGCTTGCGCCCATGACCTGGGCGGTGGGCGAGCGGCTGATCTCCGGCAATGCCATCGGCGGCCGGACGCTTCTCGATCCGCAGGGCGTGACCACACGCGCGCAGTTTGCGATGATCATGATGCGCTACATTTTGAACGTTGTCCAGCCGGCGCCTGAGCCCTGA
- a CDS encoding response regulator transcription factor codes for MIQILIVDDEKPICDLIQMSLTRAGYHCTCVYDGLAAADILERNVFDLILLDVMLPNADGFELMEYIRPLGIPVIFLTARGSVDDRVRGLRMGAEDYIVKPFEVVELLARVDVVLRRYNKTDAVIEIGGLRIDTRAMQVWRGTEEISLTHKEYDLLLFFARNPGTALYRETIYEHVWGGEYSYGSKTVDLHIQRLRKKVGWENRLLAVNKVGYRLEV; via the coding sequence ATGATCCAGATCCTGATCGTGGACGATGAAAAGCCGATCTGCGACCTGATCCAGATGAGCCTGACCCGCGCGGGCTATCACTGCACGTGCGTCTATGACGGGCTGGCCGCGGCGGACATTCTGGAACGCAACGTATTTGATCTCATTTTGCTCGATGTGATGCTGCCGAACGCCGACGGCTTCGAGCTGATGGAGTATATCCGCCCGCTGGGCATCCCGGTCATCTTTCTGACCGCGCGCGGCTCAGTCGACGACCGGGTGCGCGGCCTGCGCATGGGCGCGGAGGACTATATCGTCAAGCCCTTTGAGGTCGTGGAGCTGCTCGCGCGCGTGGACGTCGTGCTGCGGCGCTACAACAAGACCGACGCCGTGATCGAGATCGGCGGGCTGCGCATCGACACGCGCGCCATGCAGGTCTGGCGCGGCACGGAGGAGATCAGCCTGACGCACAAGGAATATGACCTGCTGCTGTTTTTCGCGCGCAACCCCGGCACCGCGCTCTACCGCGAGACGATCTACGAGCACGTCTGGGGCGGCGAATACAGCTACGGCAGCAAGACCGTGGATCTGCACATCCAGCGGCTGCGCAAAAAGGTCGGCTGGGAAAACCGGCTGTTGGCCGTGAACAAGGTCGGCTACCGGCTGGAGGTATGA
- a CDS encoding ferrous iron transport protein A: MTLNELKIGSSAVITAVGGDGALRCRLLDMGLTPRTRVTLQKVAPMGDPIEIRVRGYELTLRVEEAKKIEVEGVSA, encoded by the coding sequence ATGACATTAAATGAATTGAAGATCGGTTCCTCAGCAGTCATCACGGCCGTCGGTGGGGACGGCGCGCTGCGATGCCGGCTGTTGGACATGGGGCTGACACCCCGGACGCGCGTCACTTTGCAGAAGGTGGCGCCGATGGGCGACCCCATCGAGATCCGCGTGCGCGGCTATGAATTGACGCTGCGCGTAGAAGAAGCGAAGAAGATCGAGGTCGAGGGGGTGTCGGCATGA
- a CDS encoding FeoB-associated Cys-rich membrane protein, producing MRLIDYLLLAIVAVCAVIAWRVWCRAMKKGGCCGSGCTGNCAQCGRNCDCKKEK from the coding sequence ATGCGGCTGATCGACTATCTCCTGCTGGCCATCGTGGCCGTGTGCGCCGTCATCGCGTGGCGCGTCTGGTGCCGCGCCATGAAAAAGGGCGGCTGCTGCGGCAGCGGCTGCACCGGTAACTGCGCGCAGTGCGGCAGAAACTGTGACTGCAAAAAAGAGAAATAG
- a CDS encoding HAMP domain-containing histidine kinase, whose protein sequence is MKFRAKLTIAMVLLLSLTYGIGGSLMIAQSFSSSIDRERDAAVQTYRMVVDVLELLGDNASPGTAANTVALVLHKLGSGGSSTAARIRFGAQMTTTGDTALLDEAPEPPAGSGVTSIVHTGNGRHYLMLGATADGTTVQLAFDVTEAYTVRQTQQRAYHTTFVILIVIGAAVSWLTSYLLTRPLGTLSRASRELARGNLSYRAPVRSRDEVGQLASDFNRMAGQLEQNVKRIQESMALQERFMADFSHEMKTPMTSIIGYADLLRSQVLTPDEQMDAANYIFSEGKRLEALGLKLLDMLSLDQSKLQLVPAHPADLVAGLLEHLKRLYAQKGIALQYRTAEGMCFLEPDLFKTLLVNLMDNARKALDNGGNIYVWQEMLPDGCRVRVLDNGRGIPPEALAHLTEAFYRVDKSRSRAQGGAGLGLSLCNEIVQLHGGTMQFESRVGNGTVVTVELKGGRV, encoded by the coding sequence ATGAAATTTCGCGCAAAGCTCACCATCGCCATGGTGCTGCTGCTGTCGCTGACCTACGGCATCGGCGGCAGCCTGATGATCGCGCAGTCGTTTTCTTCCTCCATCGACCGTGAGCGCGATGCCGCCGTGCAGACCTATCGCATGGTCGTGGACGTGCTGGAGCTGCTCGGTGACAACGCCTCGCCCGGCACGGCGGCCAACACCGTCGCGCTCGTGCTGCACAAGCTCGGCAGCGGCGGGTCGAGCACGGCAGCGCGCATCCGATTCGGCGCACAGATGACCACAACGGGCGACACCGCGCTGCTCGACGAAGCACCCGAGCCTCCGGCCGGCAGCGGCGTGACCAGCATCGTGCACACCGGCAACGGCCGGCACTACCTCATGCTCGGCGCCACGGCCGACGGCACGACCGTCCAGCTCGCGTTCGACGTGACGGAGGCCTACACCGTGCGCCAGACGCAGCAGCGCGCGTATCACACGACGTTCGTGATCCTCATCGTCATCGGCGCGGCCGTGTCGTGGCTCACGTCCTACCTGCTGACGCGCCCGCTCGGCACGCTTTCACGCGCGTCAAGAGAGCTGGCGCGCGGCAACCTAAGCTATCGGGCGCCCGTGCGCTCGCGCGACGAGGTGGGGCAGCTGGCATCCGACTTCAACCGCATGGCCGGGCAGCTGGAGCAGAACGTCAAGCGCATTCAGGAGAGCATGGCGCTGCAGGAGCGGTTCATGGCCGACTTCTCGCACGAGATGAAAACGCCCATGACCTCCATCATCGGCTATGCAGACCTTTTGCGCAGTCAGGTGCTCACGCCCGACGAGCAGATGGACGCGGCAAACTACATCTTCTCCGAGGGCAAGCGGCTCGAAGCGCTGGGGCTGAAGCTGCTGGATATGCTCTCGCTCGACCAGTCAAAGCTCCAGCTCGTGCCCGCGCATCCTGCCGATCTCGTGGCGGGGCTGCTCGAGCACCTCAAGCGCCTGTACGCACAAAAAGGCATTGCCCTGCAGTACCGCACGGCGGAGGGCATGTGCTTTCTCGAGCCGGATCTGTTCAAGACCCTGCTCGTGAACCTGATGGACAACGCCCGCAAGGCGCTCGACAACGGCGGCAACATCTACGTCTGGCAGGAGATGCTGCCCGACGGCTGCCGCGTGCGCGTGCTCGACAACGGCCGCGGCATCCCGCCGGAAGCGCTCGCGCACCTGACGGAGGCGTTTTACCGTGTAGACAAGTCGCGCTCGCGCGCACAGGGCGGCGCGGGCCTCGGCCTGTCGCTGTGCAACGAGATCGTGCAACTGCACGGCGGCACGATGCAGTTTGAGAGCCGTGTCGGCAACGGCACGGTCGTGACCGTGGAGCTGAAAGGAGGCCGTGTATGA
- a CDS encoding DUF6070 family protein, whose amino-acid sequence MKRIFCGLLCAAALLLTACGQKTAAQAEAAADPAVAAAQRYQAIVQAVGDGTRAGVNLTDAQIAQAVAQLSDAGLTAVHVDAADPVTHPETVTAFWDARAAGQTAEAALYEVCRDGGLLCHTLRFADGADTVTRTRVVWRDGAFSVSYTDTYAVTSLTLDGGRLTYVYDMPDNPPGTDHDGHIDTQEIFTIGES is encoded by the coding sequence ATGAAACGGATTTTCTGCGGTCTGTTGTGCGCAGCGGCGCTGCTGCTGACGGCCTGCGGGCAAAAGACGGCGGCACAGGCCGAAGCTGCGGCAGACCCCGCCGTCGCGGCGGCGCAGCGGTATCAGGCCATCGTGCAGGCGGTCGGCGACGGCACGCGTGCGGGCGTCAATCTCACGGACGCGCAGATCGCGCAGGCGGTGGCGCAGCTCTCGGACGCAGGACTCACGGCCGTGCACGTGGACGCGGCCGACCCGGTCACGCACCCGGAGACGGTGACGGCGTTCTGGGATGCGCGCGCGGCGGGGCAGACGGCCGAGGCCGCGCTCTACGAGGTCTGCCGCGACGGCGGGCTGCTGTGCCACACGCTGCGGTTCGCGGACGGTGCGGACACCGTCACGCGCACGCGCGTCGTCTGGCGCGACGGGGCGTTTTCCGTGAGCTACACCGATACGTATGCCGTCACGTCCCTGACGCTCGACGGCGGGCGGCTGACGTATGTCTATGACATGCCCGACAATCCGCCGGGCACGGATCACGACGGGCACATCGATACGCAGGAGATATTTACGATCGGCGAATCATAA